CAAACAGAACAACAGATAGCTCCTTTAGTCATGTGTGTTGGTTGTCTTCTTAAAACTGACAGGCTTctgtacttttttattttgtgttcttgACACAATAGGAACAGAGGGTCACTGGTCTGCAGCCAGTCCTGTCACCACGAGCCTGTAGTGCTTTGGGCTTCTTGTTCTGAGAATTAAGCTTTATCTTTCATTCTCATATTTGTGGCACAGCTGAAGAGTCTAAGCTAAGAAAGGCTCCTTTCACAACCAAGGTAAGAATAGGAGAAGGGTCCTGGTTCTTAAAAGTACTTTCACCAGCTCACTGGAGCAGCTTTTTCACTGTTGCCTCAGAAGGAAGCAGGACTAAGagccccagccagcactgaAGTTTGGTGGCATGAAGGCAGACCAGCAGGCTTGTGAGACTGGCTCTATGTGTGTTTGCACGCATACTGTTTAAGTGAAACATCAAACCTGCTTAATTATTTGCAACTCTTTAGTCTATGCTTCTCTCACCTACTTGGAACTGAAATCCCGCAAAAGAAGGGAATCCTTGTGTTAGTATTATACATGCTTTAGAGGAACAGGTAGATTTAGCCTGATTTCAATTAAAGCAAAACTCTACCTTTGTAAGCCATATCTATAAAaaagctgattatttttatgtatgtgatCTTGGAGTGGCTGTTAGTATCAAAGGATGATATGCCATCTCAGTTGGGGAGCAACCTTGTAAAAATCTTGTGATGACTGATCGCTCATTGTGAAATTTTCCCGAGTCATCTTTGTTAATATAGTAGCACAGACTCAAGAAATAggcattttttcctcaaagtttTGGGACAAAATATTTGAGCTGATTTGAATCATCTTGGACTTGAGCAAAACATTTGGtagcaaatatttctgtactAATATTTAGTTGTTATTTGGGTTTGAGACACATTCAGCATTTTCTCATAACACTTTGATTGTGAATTGCAGAAAAACTCCTGCGTATTACCAGAAGATTTAAAGAACTTCTATCTGATGACTGATGGCTTCCAGATGACCTGGAGCGTGAAGACCGATGGTGAGTCCAGGTATCCCTCTCCACCAATACCCTTATTTCATTGCAGCTAGTCTTTCCTTTGGAGAATCTCTGTAATTTCAAACTTACTTTCTGCATAGTCGATACAATTCTGTCAGCATCCTGCATTAGTCTGAGCAAAAGCATGTGCAGCACttcattttgaaagacaaattaGCATGATTCTTTAActcacagaaaaatgaagtggttTGTTTCTGCTAGGCAGCTTGATCAGTGACTACAGAAAAGTGACCTCTCAATTAATGAGTGAGTGTAGTTCTGCATGGGATTGTAGACTGTTCTAGAGATGTCgtggtgaggaaaaaaatatgactgTGCATCAGAGGTCCCTTCTTGATGCAACAGGGCAAAGACTATTGCTTGCATCTGCTGGACTTTTACAGAAGAGACATGTACACTGAACAGTGCCTAGAAACCAAACAAGTCTTTGTGACATAAATACCATTTTGTAGTACGCTAGCCATCTGTTGACACTCATATTTAGGTATGTAGTTTAAGTCTTGTTTATAGACTCCCTCTGTAGTTCATGGAAAAGCAGCTCTAGCCCTTTATACTATCATAAAGCAGTAGGAAGAGTCACCCTCTAATAATTCctctttctcattaaaaagcATGTGTACATTCTGGAGCCTGGACTCTGCTTTACACAAGCTAAAGTCCGGAGTCAGTTAAACTGGAGTCAGTGGTGGAAGTGAGAACAGGACTGAGCTTTATTGTCCATCCTTGTTTGGCAAGGATCAGGCACTGCACTGGAGACACTGCAGCTGTTACCCTGGCTCTCGCTGTCAGCTAAGGTTGTCAAATTGAGCTGTGGATACTGCTTACTTCTGGAGATGGTgttaaatacagttttcctcAGGAAGCAGAATTTCATTTCAGAGACAGTTGACATCAGGGCTTTAGCAACTGCCCTGAGTCCCGTCATGTTTCAGGTGGGATTTAGAGTGTTGTGACCTCTGAAGAGTCTTGTTTTCAGGGCACACAAGTGCACAGAGACCAAGGCAGCATGTGCAACTGTCTTGTTTGAGCAAGCATCCAGTAGTGTCTTCTGAAACCATTCACACTGGCACATGGCTGAACAGGATGCTGGTTGACTTGATGTCCGGTAACAGGACTAGTACTCGGAAGGAGAGACAAGTGTCAAGTCCTCAAGCATTCATTCAGGAACACCCACATGTTGACACAGTGATAAAGTCTTGTGTTGGTGCAGGAACCTAGAGGATGCACCCTGTGCAGGTATATGGGATGGAAAGAGGACAAGCTGCCCAATAAGCTGTGTGTGGGTGGGGTGGTTTCTGGtaggagaggcagcagcagggaaaacaaGTTTTGAGGAGGTGGCTGTAGCTAGCCAGGATTTTTAATAGCCAGTTTCACAGGAGTGGACTAACAGCTGTAGCACAGGCTTAGCCAGCAGTGTAATTTTCATACCTGCACAGCTGTGAGATAGTGTAGTATCACCTGTAAGTGTGGTGCTGTGTTTGAAAAAGCCTAATTTTTGCTCCTGTAGAACCTGACTTCATTAAGTGTCCAGGCCTGCTAGGTATACCCATCTGTTCTCTCCCTCTGTGTTTTAGAAGAGGTTGAGTTCatgtgtggaggaaaagaatgcTTTCCTGACACTGCATGTGATTAATGATCATCTTATTGCAGATACCCCAATGCCCTTGGGCTCCATGGTGATTAATAGTGTCTCAAAGCTATGTCGGCTTGGGGGTTCGTCTATGTACACTCTGCCTAATGCACCAACTCTTGCTGACCTGGAAGATGACACAGATGAGGAAGGTAAGGTCCTGTTAACAGGGTAGAAAGTGTACTCTGTCTCATCCCTTTTGCACTGTTAGGGTAATGTTAGGCTATAGCACTTGGATATAGCAACAGAAAAGGTCACTCCAACTGGATGGGTTTTCTTTGTCTCCTGGGCTGGATCTACTATATGTCCTGTTAGTCCCCTGCAGCCTTGAGAGGTAGACCTTTATGCTGTGAATCTTATGGGGGTTGTTAATGCTGCCAGTTACTAGTATTATTTGCATCCTCTTTTGACAGCCTGATAGTCCTTCTGTTCTGCCTTTTCcctatttaaatttttaactgAGGCTTCCTCCAGTGATTCACCTTCTAAAGTCTTTGTGTGTTTATGGTGTTACATGAAACAAAGATAACAGGTTTTATCTTGGTAGTGAAAAGGCAGTTGCATATGCTCTTAAGAATTGGAAAAGTAACTCTGGTAAATACATGTAAGTGTGAGGTGACACTGGAAAATGTGTGTTTCCAGATTGCCTAAAAATGCTGGGCATCCTGCagtttggagagaaaaagaagaaaaaaaaccacttctcAGAGCTTTTACAGTCTAACAAGTCAGAAAAATTAAGGAGATAAGAACAGACCTAGATGTCATGCTGACTGcttaaaaaataactatttgATTTCAATCTTATCTCTGAATCTCTATAGCTCTTGTAGCTTCTAAACGCAGCTGGAAGTTTCTTTTTGTACATTCCAGCTTGGCTGCAGTCCTGATCTTCTTCTAGCCATTGTAATGAAATGGACCAAAATCTGCTTCCATTTAGCCACTCATACCTCCACTGATGCACTAGTAAGGtacaaggagaaaaaattacATCCCCACAAGAATTATCATCCTGACTTTCAGGGAAAATTCTTCTGAACAATACAGCTCCTATGGCCACCTTCTTCCCCAGCACCTTTACAATTTAAAATGATATTCTGGAAGAACTTGCAGCTACAATCCTGAAATGGTCCTGTAGAAATGTGTGGTGGTTGTGGGTCACAAGTGTGAGTAAGACCACATGACTGTTGAGAAGGACGCTGATGTCGCTGGAATGTATgaagaaatgtgtatttctcCAAGTTCATCAAAGTCTTCtgccaagagaaaaagaataaactgTTCTCGCCATCCTCcttagggaaaaaagaaagtagggCAAAAAAGGGATGGGGATAGAACAGAACTAATGGGCTTCAGTTGCTGCAAGGAAGATTCAGGATCCACGTGAGGCAAACTTCTAAGTGGTAACAGTGGATATGGGTTGACTGCTTGGAGAATGTGGCATCTCCAACACTGGAGGACTTTAAGAAACAATAAGACAAACACCTCTCAGGAGTGACATCTGTAAAGCTGATCTTGCTTTACGCCACGGAGGAACTAGAGGGTAGCTTGATGTCTTTTTTCAGCCATCTGATTTTGActctggtttgttttcctaCTGGAGATTAaaatttttctcactttttttttttaaagacagagaaCTTAATCCTTTCCAAGAAGTATAAATATGTTTGACttatttcttcctcagctgattttttaataaatatcaaATAGATTCACCCTTTTCAGCTCAGTGACAGtcagttttccaaacacatttcacgaagatttttttctgctttcaggtaATGGGGACAAACTGGAGAAGCCACACTTTGATTCTCGTAGTCTTATCTTTGAATTAGACCCATGCAATGGGAATGGCAAAGTTTGTCTTGTTTATAAGCACGCTAAACCAGGTAAGACTGAAAAGAGCAAAGTTAACCATCTCTTGTGGATTGTCTGGAGACCACGTTTATACAATCATGTTATGTTTCTGATCTTCTTTGCAATTTTTAGATGAACATTTAGTGGGATGTCCTGtctccactgaagtcaggggCTAAACCTTACAGAGACTTAACTAGAGctaacattttccttccttttaatgTTGGAGTCAGAGTTATAACTTAAGATTTCTGCATGCACAGAAACAGGAAGGCATTTACATATGACCTACATACAATCATGTTGAAATAATACAGAGCTAGGGCTCAGCCACTAACATAGCTGTGGTTACTTGCATGTCTTGAAACGGTTCCCTTACATTTCGATGAGAAAGGCTGTAACCTCTTAGAAGCAAAGGGTAGATGGTAAAAAAGGTCCATAGCTGGTTGAGAGACTTATACTAGTTCTTCCACCTTGTGTGTGGATGCATAGCCTCCAAATGCTAACTAGGTCAAAATTAGGCCGTAAGGGTTGGACAGGAGAGTGAAAAGATGTGAGCCGAGCTGTTTCTTCTGACAGCTacacagaaagctgttttcatcAGGGATTAGTGAAACACTCAAGTCACTTGTGAAGGAGTTGTCATCTGACACAGTGCACAGGTCACTGGGCATATGTTTATACATGTATGTTCACTGTGGGGGGGTGTGCAATTGTGATATACCTATTCTTAATAAAACTATTTGGTTTGTGTCTTTTGTTGGGAAAGACACTCTTGTGTCTTTCATTGGGTGTGACTACAACTTCCAGGACAGAAACATTTTACTTGTCCTCTTGCCTTCCAGTGTTAGTGATTTCAACACATGCCATGGATAACCTGGACAAGGGGAAGGAGCATTGTTTACAAGTGTTGATGTCAACACAGAGGGCAGTGTGTTTAATTGACAGTGTTCAGCATCTCAATTTCCCAAGTAAAATCACTGCTTGTTATGCTATGAAAGATGTTGCcaccacagaaatatttgattGCTGTGGaaagattttgcaaaatgtgtttttgttGGCAGCAAACGCTCCCATGACTTCCAGACTCTGGACTCTATTCAGTAATCCAGATGACTGACAATTGAGTTAGTTGCTTTTTACTTTCTGGGGTAGATAAATGTTTGCCATAATTGTACTTTGAGCTTACGAAGTTGTTGATGTCCAAGCATGTTCCATGTAGTGTATCAGTCCCAAATTGGGAAAGTATAGCATTGCATCCATTTTACAGTAGGGAGAGTGAGTATAATGGCTGTTACACAAGTATTTTTAGTAAGGCTGGGAGCAGAATCAAGTGCTTTTCAGTCCCTATGCTCTTAACCACTAAAACCACATTGCCTCTAGATAATCATCTATGTTAGTCAGGGATGCTGCGTTTTTGAATCTGTAGCCTTTGTTAATAAGTATGTTGTGTCTCCCATCTGATGATGGCCAAGGATTGATCTGATCACTCAAAGCAACAgtgtaatttctgtttgttttgttctagTTGTCTCTCCAGACACAGAGATATGGTTCCTGGACAGAGCTCTGTATTGGCATTTCCTCACCAAAACCTTCACAGCCTACTATCGCCTGCTCATTACCCACCTGGGTCTCCCACAGTGGCAGTATGCCTTCACCAGCTATGGGATCAGCCCGCAGGCCAAGGTAGGACAGCAGGATCCAGTTTGTCAGTATATTTTGCCTGAGCATAGGCGTCTTCCGACCTTTTGACAGGTGGTCTGCAGGCTTAGGTGTAAGCCTAAGTAAGCCATGGAAGGAGCTATGAGTCTTTTGCCTATAGCATGGCTAACTCATTTGTTTGTGTTAGTGAATTCACTAACATTGTGTTAACCTTGCTTTTCTTAACCAAGCTGGGCTCTGCCTTTGACCTCTAATAGCAGGCTGTCAACCtcaaatgtctttgttttcttgactCTAAAGTAAACCTCCATTTCTCTGACTGCTGGCAAGTGAGGAGACGTAAAGCCATTCATCCCCATAGCTATGTAAGGTTTATCTAGATCAGTTTTCTGAGCACAGCACTGAACAAGAGCCTACTGTTCCCTGGGTGGAAGTGAAAGTCCAGGTACTGATTAGACAGAAGCCCAGGGCAAGACAATAAGTTTGAGccttgcaaaaaatatttattcctttgcATCCTCCTCAGTCATGAAAGGATGCCTTGATAAAAATGATGCCCAAAAAGGGGCAATTTCAATGCCAGCAGTCCTAGAAGGAGAGCTCCAGGTACAGCTTTGTGACCATTCCAGCCCGTTAATAGTAAAACTGCTATTCTGCTCTGCCAGAACCTTGCTATTAGAAGCCATTCCTCTGTGTTCTACAGGGCCTTCAGCCCTAACCCTGCTTCCACAGGTCAGGGAAAGGATCTGACAGTACTACTGAACCCAGCACGTAAGCCTATGCAACGTCTGTGTATGTTGGCAAGGCCTGGGGGTCTCAGTGGGTGTCTGCACTTCACCTAGATGAGACAGCTGTCTTACCAGCATGGCATTCCTTGGCCCTGCCTCAGCCCTATACATACATCAGAACTACTCGCTAAAATCACTGCTGATTTCCCATCCATCAGTGGGCAGCAGAActtgtttctttgtatttctgatacCTTCCCTGCTATACTGTACTCTGCTTCATCAGTCAAGGCTGTGTACATGGTACTCTAGCATATGCCTGTGCTCTGCCTTTCTGTAACTTTCCTCCtggaatattttattatgtttaGTATATTCACAAACCTTAGTGAAATCATTCCTGTATTCCCTGATCATTTGCAGCCTCTGTTAGTTAAAATCCTCTTTGTATGTTAAccattataatttttaagagTCTTCAAGGGTGGTATATTAAAGCTGTTTTCCATTAAGCAGTGCACAAATAGATTGCCATCTGCATTTTGGTATTGATCTTCTGTTTATCTTGTTCAACACTTTGCTCATGACTTCAGTGGCATTTGTAACACCATAACCCTTACAGATTTATTTCCTGACTTTGTCAATGGAAAAATTATAGGAAAAACACTTAAGAGATGAGAACTGCAGTGTGTAACTTTGTGGTGACAtctgggaataaaaaaaaatcatggtcACTTCTAGATGTAAAATCaggctgaagagaaacaaacacaaaatcctTTGTgtaaagtgtttaaaaaactgcattattttatgTGTGAAGAGAAGCTATATTATGAGAAGTTCAATTAGTTTGGTTTCAATTTATAAGCACATTTAAATTCcaagtttttttaatcttttctgcttctctgaatCTAAATAAATGTGGTTTAGTTTCATCCCctccttctgcttttcctcctgtggTTTAAATCAGCAGTTGTTCCTGATAGGAGTTGCACTGCAGGAAAGGTAGTGTTAGGTTTGTGTCTGGTTCTCCTCTTCTCTGCCTGGAATGTGGGGCAGTTCCAGGGCTGTAGCTATAGCTGAGCCTTGCGTATCCTTATCACAAGCACTCTTCAAAGTCCTGTAAACTGCAAACTGGTAAGTGGTGTATGATTAAAATCAAGtctcaggggtgggggggaacaAGGTGGACATGTCTAattgcagtttgtttttaacctcttccttccccaccaTACTGCCTTTCAGCAATGGTTTAACATGTATAAACCCATAACCATCAACACAGCTCTCCTTTCTGAAGAAGCTGATTCCTTTGTGAACAAGCTGGACCCCAATaaggtatttaaaagcaagaacaaaacagcagtgatgaaaaagaaaccacccTCCCAGCCAGCAGGCTCCCAAAAGAGTCACACAAGCATGACCTCCACCAAGACATCCTCCCTAGCTGGAAATTCTTCAAGGAAGTGACCCGAGATCTGACCCTGGACAGCATTTGCAATAAGCTTTGGTGTTCTCTGATGCAGGGTCTCAGTGGTTCAGACCAAGTTCCTTGTGCATGAAGATGTGCCCATGGAAAACACATTGCAGCATTTGCATGAAATATAGCCATGATGTACTTTGACATGGGAGGGATGTAGTTACTGGACACTGAGGAAAAACTtgatacaattattttattccctTCTACTACTTGCAGCATGTTCTTTTCAGAGGGCATGAAGAAGCCCTTGATATCACAGCTCTATAGggaactttttttcctgtgcaactgcagcagtgaaatgaaagcaaatgtaaTTCATCGTTACTTTAATAGACGCTTGCTGAAATACAGTGTGAAGATTTTTCTGCCATCTCCTTTGAAAGAAACCTGTCCTGACCTTGCATGctctgggagcaggcaggaacCCGCTGAACAAAGAAATGTCCTCTGCTTCAGACAGAATCAAACTCTGCACTTCCCTGTGCTCCTTCCAACTTCTGCTCTGAGATTCACGTTACAAAGAGACCTGGGGTTCCATGCCTCTGCATTGGCCTAATCGCTTGCTCTACAGCTCAGACCACTTTTTGGCCTTTGTGCAGTATCTTCTCAGATAGTGATGTCTGTGTGATCTCCTTCCCAATAAACCTGAAGACAGCCAGAAGGTGCAAGATCCCTCAttgcctctgctttctcttcttgtgGGAACTGCTAAGGCAGGGTGTGTCAGTGGTGTTAAGAATCCTGTTAGCCAGGAGGACATGTTAGTTTGTCACACATACATTTGCAAAGTTAACAATTCAAACATCCTTCTCAATTGGGCACTATCTGACAAGAGGCCACTGAGATACTGTACACTTAGAAGCCCCTGATGCTCTTTTCTGTACTGTAAGTTTTCAGATTAGAACTGCACTTTAGTCTGCCCACTGCTGAGTTTCAGTTCATCTGATTATTTCCTGTGCCATTCTGTCATCTTAGATGTGCTGGAAACACATGGTAGCGACCAACTCATTTTGTGTCTAAGCAGGGAAATCAAAGTCACCGTCTTCAAATGAACATTGATTATTTAAATAGCATCATCTTTTATTTATGAAACAGTCACATAATTACATAAGACAAACCTACCTCACAGGGATGTTGTGAGGCTTTCATGAGTATTTGTGTGGCCTTCAGAAAGACAAAGCCACCCTGTAAGTGCTTaatagtattttaataaatatgtttttaataaatacgTTAATATCTTCCTCCAGAGTGATTGGgtatttgaaaatgcttttgggGAGCAAATGCACAAGGAAGTATGGTAAGAGCAGGGTGCAGGCTGGATTGtttggatggggttttttttgacacagTGAAGAATCTCTGAGAAGGGGTGGGTTACGGTGTCTTAGCTAATTCCATCTTGAACTACTTTGAAATTCCCAGTTTAGTTCACATAGACCAGAAGACTCAGTTGTGTGACATTTGTTCCACTTCTGTCCTGTGCTCACTGTTCAAAATCCCTGCAGCCATCAGGGTCCACCCTCAAATGCAGTTGCTGTATTGCCTGGCAGCTGCCCTCTGCCACCCGCAAATGAGAGAAAATCCTCCAATGCTTTCCAGCCCTCTTAAACCAATGTGTGTTGTGTGTGGGGCAACGATCTGCTGTAGCTGCTCTACTAATGTAAGGTCAACTCTAATGAGGAAACAGAGATGTCAGTACCTACCACCCCGCCTGATAGTACAGTAGTACATCAGTAATCCTTTTAATAGTGACATGTGAATGATCATTACAGCCAGTAAATGCCATTTTCTGGGATTTTGCGCAGTAGTGATGTTCTGCCACTTCCTACTCTGGGAGATCCCTGTGTTGTATATTCATGGTATCCAGCCCTGGGACCGCAGTCACATAATTGACATGTGCCATGCTTGCTTAAGCACTTTCTAGAAAGTTAAGACTGTTGTTACCCCCCTGGGAACAGGCACCTTCTGATACTGTTCTACTTTTAATCTGATGATACCTTAAAACTTCTCAGGCTGTTGCAGGCCCACTTCCTCATTCAGATGGAGGTGGCGGAATTGCTGCAGGAGCAAGGCAGCATCTTCCCCCATTTCTTATGCATTGAGTGGTAAAAAGGATtgggttctttttgtttgagCATTTGGGGATACTGCCACAGAAGCTGTCTGAATCTTTCATATGGTGGTAGTCAGTAACATACATGGTTCCATGAAAGCAGCATGTTCCAACAGAGCTGTGTCAGGATTCAGGAGACCCTGTAGTTTACTAATTTTTTGGTGCTTCCTGAATGttcagaacaaaaagcaaaaaacaaaaccaagcatggggaaaaaaataacaatcagGTTCTGGTTTCTATTTCAGACTGTGCTTGCTCTTTTCTTGTCTCTACTCTGCCAAACTAGGTGTTTGTTAGAGTGGCAGATTAGCAAGTGGAAGCAAGCCTAGGCCCCTGATCCATCAGTGTAGCATCTA
The window above is part of the Falco cherrug isolate bFalChe1 chromosome Z, bFalChe1.pri, whole genome shotgun sequence genome. Proteins encoded here:
- the TPGS2 gene encoding tubulin polyglutamylase complex subunit 2 isoform X1, which gives rise to MEEKPSASIKPHLDKLTLGVTRILETSPGVAEVTFVEKEPAERHTIISWEQKNSCVLPEDLKNFYLMTDGFQMTWSVKTDDTPMPLGSMVINSVSKLCRLGGSSMYTLPNAPTLADLEDDTDEEGNGDKLEKPHFDSRSLIFELDPCNGNGKVCLVYKHAKPVVSPDTEIWFLDRALYWHFLTKTFTAYYRLLITHLGLPQWQYAFTSYGISPQAKQWFNMYKPITINTALLSEEADSFVNKLDPNKVFKSKNKTAVMKKKPPSQPAGSQKSHTSMTSTKTSSLAGNSSRK
- the TPGS2 gene encoding tubulin polyglutamylase complex subunit 2 isoform X2; its protein translation is MEEKPSASIKPHLDKLTLGVTRILETSPGVAEVTFVEKEPAERHTIISWEQKNSCVLPEDLKNFYLMTDGFQMTWSVKTDDTPMPLGSMVINSVSKLCRLGGSSMYTLPNAPTLADLEDDTDEEGNGDKLEKPHFDSRSLIFELDPCNGNGKVCLVYKHAKPVVSPDTEIWFLDRALYWHFLTKTFTAYYRLLITHLGLPQWQYAFTSYGISPQAKLSFLKKLIPL